The window GCCACACCTCGTCATCAAGGCATTTCGGTGATTCTGGTGGAACCCGGCCGGGGTCTGACGGTGTCGCGGGATCTACCCAAGCTGGGCTACAAGGGCGTCGAATCCTGCGAACTGTCATTCGACGACTGTCGCGTGCCGGCTTCGGCGATCCTCGGCGGAGTGGTGGGCCAAGGTTTCGCACAGATGATGAAAGGCCTTGAGACGGGCCGCATTCAGGTGGCGTCGCGCGCATTGGGAGTGGCAACAGCGGCGCTGGCCGACGGGCTGCGCTACGCCCAGGAGCGGGAGAGCTTCGGCAAGCCGATCTGGAAGCATCAGGCGATCGGCAACTATCTCGCGGACATGGCCACCAAACTCACAGCGGCGCGGCAACTCACCCTGTACGCCGCCCGACGCTACGACAGCGGCGAGCGGGCGGACATGGAAGCGGGCATGGCGAAACTCTTTGCCTCGGAGGTGGCGATGGAGATCGCGTTGAACGCCGTCCGGATCCACGGGGGCTACGGCTACTCCACGGAGTACGACGTCGAACGCTACTTCAGGGATGCACCACTGATGATCGTCGGAGAGGGCACCAACGAGATTCAGCGCAACGTCATCGCCGCCCAACTGGTCGCCCGCGGCGGCATCTGAAACGCGATAGGAGACGCGCCGTGGCGTACGTGATCACTCAGAACTGTTGCAAGGATGCCAGTTGCGTGCCAGTGTGCCCGGTCGACTGCATTCGTCCGGTTGGCGCCGCCGGTCAATTCACCGGCGCCGAAATGCTCTACATCGATCCGGAGGCGTGCATCGACTGCGGTGCCTGCCTGGAGGAATGCCCGGTCGACGCGATCCACTACGATGAGGACCTGCCGCCGGAACTCGAACGCTTCCGCGACATCAACGCGGCATACTTCGAGCGTCACCCCTTGGAACCCAGTGCACCTGCGCAGCCCCGCCGTGGCGACCAGGTCCGGCCGGGGACTCTCCGGGTCGCGATCGTCGGCGCCGGGCCTGCCGCGTGCTACGCCGCGACCGCTCTGATGGAGGTCGACGGTGTCGAGGTCGATCTCTTCGAGCGGCTCCCCACGCCCTTCGGCTTGATCCGTGCGGGCGTGGCCCCTGACCACCAACACACCAAGGCGGTCGCCCAGGTCTTCGAGCACGCCCTGGGAAACAAGCGCTTACGCTGTCACCTCAACGTCGAGGTCGGCGCCGACGTGACTCATGACGATCTGCTCGCTCACCACCACGCGGTCGTCTACGCGGTCGGCGCTTCCCGCAGCCGGGATCTCGGCATTCCCGGCGAGGACTTGCCGGGAAACCACTCCGCGGTGGACTTCGTCGGGTGGTACAACGGCCATCCGGACCACGCGCATCACAAGTTCGACCTGTCCGGCGAGCGAGCGGTCATCATCGGCAACGGCAACGTCGCGCTCGACGCAGCCAGGGTGCTGCTCCTGGACAACACGCAGCTCGCGAAGACCGATATCGCAGCACATGCACTGGATGCGCTGTCGCACAGTCAGATCCGCGAGGTGGTCATCCTCGGGCGGCGCGGACCCCGTGATGCCGCGTTCTCCGCCGGTGAGTTCCTCGCCCTCGGCCATCTGTCCGGGGTGGACGTGGTGATCACCGACGACGAGCTGACGGCGAGCTCGACCGACGACGTCGAGACCGAACTCAAACTTCGACTCGCCCGCGAGTACGCCGACAAGCCGACCACGCCCGAAAACAAGCGCATCGTCTTCCGCTTCCTGGCCTCGCCCTCGGAGGTCGTCGGTTCCGACCGCGCCGAAAGCCTGCGCATCGTGTCCAACAGCGTCGACGAGACAGGCGCGTTGGTGACCGGCGATCCCTCCAACGGCACCGAACTGATCGAGACCTCTCTGATCCTGCGGTCCATCGGATATCACGGATCGCCGATCGACGGATTGCCTTACGACGCAACCAAGGGCGTCACGCCGAACGATCACGGTAGGGTCATCGACGATGACGGTCAGCCCTTGACCGGGGTGTACGTGACGGGATGGATCAAGCGGGGTCCGCGGGGCGTCATCGGCACCAACCGCACATGTGCAGAAGAGACTGTGGCTGCACTCCTCGACGACTACGCAGCCGGCCATCTCTCGCGACGTGTCGCCGATCGCAACGCCGTACTCCAATTGCTCGCCGAACGCGGGTCGAGCCCCATAGCCTGGAGCGGTTGGAAGGCCATCGACGCGGCCGAGCGGCGGCGTGGGGCCGAGCAGTCACGGCCACGGGTGAAGTTCGTCGACGTCGCCGAGCTGGTCGCCAGTGCAAGGGCTTGAGGTCGACCTCCTGCGGAATGCCAGACCGTTGGCTCGGGTCATATTCAAGCCATTGAACACGTTGTAGGTCATCGCATAATTCGGCACCTACTGACTCCGATCAGTCGGCGACCCCGCTGCCCCTCGTCGCCGAGCGCCTGAGGTCCCAAAGACTGATGTCGAACTCGTTCTCTACCGAGCGAACGACGGTGTCGCACTGATCACCGTCAACGACCCGGACCGGAGAAGCGCGGTCACCGACGCCATGTCGGCGCAGTTGCGCTCGGCGGTGGAACGCGCCGAGGCCGACGAGACCGTCCACGCCGTCGTCGTCACCGGCGCGGGCAAGGCCTTCTGTGCCGGTGCCGACCTCAGCGCGCTCGGCGAAGCAGCAGAGGAGGGACTGCCGGAGCTCTACGACGGATTCATGGCTCTCGCCAACTGCTCCCTGCCCACCATTGCGGCGGTCAACGAGGCCGCGGTCGGGGCCAGGCTCAACCTTGCGCTGGCCGCTGACGTCGAACTCGGCTCGCGTTGTGTTGCCCTCCTCCAACAGTTTTCGGCGATCCTGTTGATCGCCGATGACATGTCCGTTGAAGCGGGTGGCGTATTCGCATAGATGCCGACGGTGGTCGCCGTATCCGAATGCGAAGTGGCGCGACCTATCCCACGTGACTTCGTAGTCGTGCGGCTTGTTCTGCTGGGGACGGAGCACCCCCAGGCGGAGGCGAGATCGCTCGAACGCCGCGTCGGTGAGCGTGCCGCGAAAGTTCCGGCGGTCTGCTCCGGAACGGTGGTCATCACGGACTCCCCGTCGAGTTGGTGCGGATCGCATCGGCGAGCACGCCCGGCGCATCGAGCATGACGAACGCCGAGCAGTCCGGGATCTCGATCAGAGTGGCGTTCGGGAATGCGTCGCGCAGGCGCGCGGCGTGGGCGAGCGGGAAGAGGTCGTCATCGGTGCCCCACGGCAGGGTGACGGGCTTCTCGAAGGCCTCGATCGCCGATGCGGCACGGAGCGTCAGCGCCGGATCCAGCGATGCGGTGACCGTGACGGCGTCGCGGCGGGCGGCCGCGCTAGTGGCGAATGCTCCGAACACCTCACGCTGGCGGTCCTTCGCTGGCCGGGTGTGGCAGACGACCTTGAGGAAGAAGGCCCGTCCCGGTCCAGTGGCCAACAGTCGCACGACTGCTCCGCCCAGTGCAGAACTGAACCGGCACAGCTTCACGATCTGCGCGAACGATCCCGGCGGAAAGTGTTCGTAGCTATCGCAATTGGTCAACACCAGTCGAGCGATGCGGGACGTGTCCAGGGTGGTGTCGCCTAGCGCGGCCAGCACGAGGCCGCCGCCGGTGTCGTTGGCGACGAGGGTGACGTCAGTCAGGTCGAGCGCCTCCATGAAGTGCACGATGCGGCGGGCAGCCGCCTCGGCTCCGAGGTCGGCGCCGGCGGTCGACGCGCTGTGCGCACCCAGCGGCCACGTCGGGGTGATGCAGCGTAACCCGTCACCGAGCTCGGCCACAACGTCGTTCCACACCGCGCCCGTCACGTAGACGCCGTGCACGAACAGGACAGTCGGCCCGCTCCCGGTATCCGCATACTCGACGTCCAGTCCATCGACACGCGCTCGCTCTATGGTCATTCCCGCTCCCGTCTCTCAGCGCCCGTGGAATTCCGGTGGTCGCCGCTCCCGGAAGGCGCGAACGCCCTCCCGGAGGTCGGCAGTGTCGATCAGAGCGAGCCGGTCATAGTCCGAGGTCGCGGCCGATGATGTCCTTCATGATCTCGGTCGTACCGCCGAAGATCGTCATAATCCGGTTGTCCATGTAGTCGCGTGCGACCCGGTACTCCGTCATGTAGCCGTAGCCGCCGTGCAACTGCACGCAGCCGTCGATGACTTTCTTAGCCGTCTCGGTGCACCACCATTTCGCCTTCGACGCCTCGACCGCGGTCAAGTCACCGTCGACGACGGCCTGCAGGCACCGGTCGATGTACTGCTCCCCGATCTCGAGTTCGGTGTCCATCTCGGCCAACAGGAATCGGTTGTGCTGGAAGCTGCCGATCGGCTGCCCGAAGGCCCTCCGGTCCTTGGCGTACTGCAGCGTCTGGCGCCAGGTTTCACGGGCTCCCGCGATGGCCGAGATGGCGATCGACAGCCGCTCGGACGGCAGGTTGTGCATCAGGTGATAGAAGCCGCCCCCCTCCTTGCCGAGCAGATTGGCCGACGGCACCCGGACATTGTCGAAGTGCAGTTCCGCGGTGTCCTGGTAATGCAGACCCATCTTCTCGAGCTTGCGGCCGCGGGTGAAGCCCTCCATGCCGTCCTCGATCACCAGCAGAGTGAAGCCCTTGTGCCCCGCCTCGGGATCGGTGCGGCACACCGTGACGACCAGGTCGCAGTTGATGCCGGAGGAGATGAACGTCTTGGAACCGTTGACAATCCAGTCGTCTCCGTCGCGCACCGCGGAGGTGCGGATGCCCGCCAGGTCGCTGCCGGCTCCGGGTTCTGTCATGGCGACGGCAACGATCAGTTCGCCGCTTATGATGCCGGGGAGCCAGCGCTTCTTCTGCTCGTCGTTGCTCAACGACGAGAAGTACGGGCCGACTACATCGTTCTGCAGGCTCAGCGCAGGTGCCGGTCCACCGTAGCGGGCGATCTCCTCGTCGATGACGGCATTGAACCTGAAGTCGTCGACGCCACCACCGCCGTACTCTTCGGGCATGTTGAACCCGATCAATCCGTACTTGCCCGCGGCAACCCACGCCGACCGGTCCACCAGCCGGTCAGCTTCCCACCGCTCGGCGTTGGGCACTAGCTCCTGCTCGATGAACTGCCGAACCGTATCGCGGAAGACCTCGTGGTCGGCTTCCAGGACCAATCGCTTCATGGTGGGCTCACTCTCCATACAGTCGGCGAAGTTCCGCGCCCACCTTGCTCGACGCACGCGAAACCACCTGCGCCCCCGCGCCTTCTGAGTTCGGCATCGGGCATTGGGAGCACAACGGCGCCCGTAGTCTTGGACGGGAACAGCACCTGTGCGGTGCCGCACGTAGTGGTCTCGTCGCGCTGACTGATAGCCGAGACGTCGATCGAAACGACGTCGTCAGCGGTGTCGCTCTTGGCGGTGACCTTGCCGGTGCATCGGTGCACGTCTCCGTGGTAGTTGAACCCGCGCATCTGCAGGTCCATCTCGGCCAGCCAGCCGTCGTCACCGATCCAGTTCGTCAGCAGTTGGCTCACCCACGCCGCTTCCTCGGCCAGCTTCACCGCGTGGCTACGGCCCTGACCGCGGGCGCCGCCCGTGACCAGAACCACTTTGTCCTGTACTCGTCCCATATCTAGCGTGCCGTCCATACTGGTCGACGTTTCTCGGCGAAGGCCCGCGGACCTTCCTTGGCGTCTTCGGATTTGAGCAACTCCGTGAACTCACGCGTGGTGCGCTCCCATTTGGGTTCCTCATCGGCGATGATTCCGCCGTCGGCACCATAGGCGAGTCGTTTGCTGGCCTGAACCGACAGTGGTGCGTTGACCGTGATGCGCTCGGCGAGCGCGATTGCCGCCTCGACCACCGCGCCATCCGGTACAACCTCGTTGATCAGGCCCCACCGAAGAGCGTCTGCCGCGGCCATCGGCTCCCCGGTGAACACTAATTCCAG is drawn from Mycolicibacterium gilvum and contains these coding sequences:
- a CDS encoding acyl-CoA dehydrogenase family protein, encoding MSTDLTEEETMLVETVRAFVDRDVRPTVREVEHANEYPEAWIDQMKRIGIFGLAVPEEYGGTPVSMPCYVEVTQELARGWMSLAGAMGGHTVVAKLLTLFGTEEQKQKYLPTMATGELRATMALTEPGGGSDLQNMTTTALAADRDGEELVINGAKTWISNARRSGLIALLCKTDPSATPRHQGISVILVEPGRGLTVSRDLPKLGYKGVESCELSFDDCRVPASAILGGVVGQGFAQMMKGLETGRIQVASRALGVATAALADGLRYAQERESFGKPIWKHQAIGNYLADMATKLTAARQLTLYAARRYDSGERADMEAGMAKLFASEVAMEIALNAVRIHGGYGYSTEYDVERYFRDAPLMIVGEGTNEIQRNVIAAQLVARGGI
- a CDS encoding FAD-dependent oxidoreductase, translated to MAYVITQNCCKDASCVPVCPVDCIRPVGAAGQFTGAEMLYIDPEACIDCGACLEECPVDAIHYDEDLPPELERFRDINAAYFERHPLEPSAPAQPRRGDQVRPGTLRVAIVGAGPAACYAATALMEVDGVEVDLFERLPTPFGLIRAGVAPDHQHTKAVAQVFEHALGNKRLRCHLNVEVGADVTHDDLLAHHHAVVYAVGASRSRDLGIPGEDLPGNHSAVDFVGWYNGHPDHAHHKFDLSGERAVIIGNGNVALDAARVLLLDNTQLAKTDIAAHALDALSHSQIREVVILGRRGPRDAAFSAGEFLALGHLSGVDVVITDDELTASSTDDVETELKLRLAREYADKPTTPENKRIVFRFLASPSEVVGSDRAESLRIVSNSVDETGALVTGDPSNGTELIETSLILRSIGYHGSPIDGLPYDATKGVTPNDHGRVIDDDGQPLTGVYVTGWIKRGPRGVIGTNRTCAEETVAALLDDYAAGHLSRRVADRNAVLQLLAERGSSPIAWSGWKAIDAAERRRGAEQSRPRVKFVDVAELVASARA
- a CDS encoding alpha/beta fold hydrolase, translating into MDVEYADTGSGPTVLFVHGVYVTGAVWNDVVAELGDGLRCITPTWPLGAHSASTAGADLGAEAAARRIVHFMEALDLTDVTLVANDTGGGLVLAALGDTTLDTSRIARLVLTNCDSYEHFPPGSFAQIVKLCRFSSALGGAVVRLLATGPGRAFFLKVVCHTRPAKDRQREVFGAFATSAAARRDAVTVTASLDPALTLRAASAIEAFEKPVTLPWGTDDDLFPLAHAARLRDAFPNATLIEIPDCSAFVMLDAPGVLADAIRTNSTGSP
- a CDS encoding acyl-CoA dehydrogenase family protein, producing the protein MKRLVLEADHEVFRDTVRQFIEQELVPNAERWEADRLVDRSAWVAAGKYGLIGFNMPEEYGGGGVDDFRFNAVIDEEIARYGGPAPALSLQNDVVGPYFSSLSNDEQKKRWLPGIISGELIVAVAMTEPGAGSDLAGIRTSAVRDGDDWIVNGSKTFISSGINCDLVVTVCRTDPEAGHKGFTLLVIEDGMEGFTRGRKLEKMGLHYQDTAELHFDNVRVPSANLLGKEGGGFYHLMHNLPSERLSIAISAIAGARETWRQTLQYAKDRRAFGQPIGSFQHNRFLLAEMDTELEIGEQYIDRCLQAVVDGDLTAVEASKAKWWCTETAKKVIDGCVQLHGGYGYMTEYRVARDYMDNRIMTIFGGTTEIMKDIIGRDLGL